From a region of the Bermanella marisrubri genome:
- the ccoG gene encoding cytochrome c oxidase accessory protein CcoG has product MSEKIPVQELTPHSIDGQYKGVSAKYNDKLYVRSVNGLFNKIRTLSLWALMIGYFVTPWISIGGRQAVWFDLPARQFHIWGMTFWPQDFVLLSFLLIICAFGLFTITTLAGRIWCGYTCPQTAWTFIYMWVEEKIEGNRNKRMKLDKEPMSTSKFVKKASKHFIWLVIALATAIAFVGYFYPIRELIPDLITFSIENQWASFWLLFFTLATYGNAGWLREKVCLHMCPYARFQSVMFDQDTLIVSYDERRGERGSGRGPRKKGVDPVEANIGDCVDCNMCVQVCPTGIDIRDGLQYQCIGCALCIDACDEIMDKMHYPKGLIRYTNEHALEGKEVHIFRPKLVGYAIALVAMFGLFGWAVYDRTPLELDVMRDRGQLYSNTSDGRVQNSYNAKVMNMDQKAHDFVITVVGLEGAELDGKTELSLDEGEVGDVPLSIKAVPWDLEKSRTDIRFIVTRDDGLSVEQESRFIGPASR; this is encoded by the coding sequence ATGAGCGAAAAAATACCTGTACAAGAACTCACACCTCACAGCATTGACGGCCAATACAAAGGGGTTTCCGCTAAGTATAACGACAAGCTTTATGTTAGATCGGTGAATGGCTTATTCAACAAGATCCGTACGCTATCACTTTGGGCATTAATGATCGGTTATTTCGTTACTCCTTGGATTAGCATTGGTGGTCGCCAAGCCGTTTGGTTTGACCTACCCGCTCGTCAATTCCACATTTGGGGCATGACTTTCTGGCCGCAAGATTTCGTCTTACTTTCGTTTCTATTAATTATTTGTGCATTCGGTTTATTTACCATTACCACGTTAGCAGGACGCATTTGGTGCGGTTATACCTGCCCGCAAACTGCTTGGACTTTTATATACATGTGGGTTGAGGAGAAAATCGAGGGTAATCGCAACAAGCGGATGAAGCTCGATAAAGAGCCCATGAGCACCAGTAAGTTTGTTAAGAAAGCCAGCAAACACTTCATTTGGCTAGTCATTGCACTTGCCACAGCAATTGCCTTTGTCGGTTACTTTTACCCTATTCGTGAACTCATTCCCGACCTCATTACCTTTAGTATTGAAAATCAATGGGCGAGCTTTTGGTTATTGTTCTTTACCTTGGCGACTTATGGCAATGCAGGCTGGCTGCGTGAGAAAGTTTGCTTGCACATGTGTCCATATGCCCGCTTCCAGTCGGTCATGTTCGACCAAGATACGCTAATCGTTTCCTATGACGAACGTCGTGGTGAGCGTGGTTCAGGCCGCGGTCCACGCAAAAAAGGCGTCGATCCTGTGGAAGCAAATATCGGGGATTGCGTCGACTGCAATATGTGCGTTCAAGTGTGTCCAACCGGTATTGATATTCGTGATGGCTTGCAATATCAGTGTATTGGCTGTGCGCTATGCATCGACGCCTGTGACGAAATCATGGATAAAATGCACTATCCCAAGGGTTTGATCCGCTATACAAACGAACACGCTTTAGAGGGCAAAGAAGTTCATATTTTCAGACCCAAACTAGTGGGTTACGCCATTGCGCTCGTTGCCATGTTTGGCCTATTTGGCTGGGCTGTTTATGATCGCACACCACTTGAATTGGATGTCATGCGTGATCGCGGACAGTTGTATAGCAATACCAGTGATGGTCGCGTGCAAAATAGCTACAACGCTAAAGTAATGAATATGGACCAAAAAGCTCATGACTTCGTAATTACAGTGGTCGGGCTTGAGGGTGCGGAACTTGATGGCAAAACCGAACTCTCATTAGACGAAGGTGAAGTTGGCGATGTGCCTTTAAGCATAAAAGCAGTGCCTTGGGACCTGGAAAAATCCCGCACAGATATTCGCTTTATTGTGACACGAGATGATGGTTTGAGCGTTGAACAAGAAAGTCGTTTCATCGGCCCAGCAAGTCGCTAG
- a CDS encoding FixH family protein — protein sequence MAVLSMQEQKRPWYREPYVWLLIGIPSSSVIMGIFFINLAVSTKDTLVRDNYYKDGLAYNQELEWDNKAEANDIKLSLTVSKDSEVRMTIENSRLALPNILQVAFSHPTLKGKDRNAVLQQVDGQTYVGLTEQPIEFGRYYINVESPQQAWRVRHVNHVNAGQTLKF from the coding sequence TTGGCAGTATTAAGCATGCAAGAACAGAAGCGCCCTTGGTATAGAGAACCCTATGTTTGGTTACTGATTGGTATTCCCTCAAGCAGTGTAATCATGGGCATCTTTTTTATTAATTTGGCCGTGAGCACCAAGGATACTTTAGTAAGAGACAACTATTACAAAGACGGTCTAGCCTACAACCAAGAATTAGAATGGGACAACAAAGCCGAAGCCAATGATATCAAACTATCATTGACGGTAAGTAAAGATAGTGAAGTACGAATGACCATCGAGAATTCTCGCTTGGCGTTGCCAAACATCCTGCAAGTAGCGTTTAGCCACCCTACCCTTAAGGGAAAAGACCGAAATGCAGTGTTGCAACAAGTGGATGGTCAAACCTATGTAGGCCTAACTGAACAGCCCATCGAATTTGGTCGCTACTACATCAACGTCGAAAGCCCACAGCAAGCGTGGCGCGTGCGTCATGTGAATCATGTAAATGCAGGTCAAACCCTCAAGTTCTAA